Proteins encoded by one window of Mustela erminea isolate mMusErm1 chromosome 7, mMusErm1.Pri, whole genome shotgun sequence:
- the LOC116596547 gene encoding lithostathine-like — MMLPPTALHSMSWMLLSCLMFLAQVQGEDSPNDVPAPRISCPTGSKAYASHCYAFFRTPKSWVDADLACQKRPSGHLVSVLSGPEASFVASLIKNSANTYSNIWIGLHDPTEGYEPNAGGWEWSSGDLLNYLAWEKDPSTIANPGYCGSVSSNTGYLRWKDYSCASRLPYICKFKD; from the exons ATGATGCTGCCTCCCACAGCCCTCCACAGCATGTCCTGGATGCTGCTTTCCTGCCTCATGTTCCTGGCTCAGGTCCAAG GTGAAGACTCCCCGAATGATGTGCCCGCTCCACGGATCAGCTGTCCCACAGGCTCCAAGGCTTATGCCTCCCACTGCTATGCCTTCTTTAGGACACCAAAATCCTGGGTGGATGCTGAT TTGGCCTGCCAGAAGAGGCCCTCGGGACACCTTGTGTCTGTGCTCAGTGGGCCTGAGGCATCCTTTGTGGCCTCCCTGATCAAGAACAGTGCGAACACCTACTCAAATATCTGGATTGGGCTCCATGACCCCACAGAG GGCTATGAGCCCAATGCAGGTGGATGGGAGTGGAGTAGTGGTGATCTGCTGAATTACCTTGCCTGGGAGAAAGACCCCTCCACTATTGCAAACCCTGGCTATTGTGGGAGTGTGTCAAGTAACACAG GATATCTGAGATGGAAAGATTACAGCTGCGCTTCAAGGCTGCCCTATATCTGCAAGTTCAAGGACTAG